The DNA window GCACCTTGGTGCCTGGCTCCATTTCGCCGGCGCATCTGGCCGTGACGGCCGGCTCCGCGATCTGGACGACGCCGGACGGGCCGGAGCCGTTGGACGCCTTGCCGTTGGATCCCCTGCCATTTGGGCCGTTCCCGTTGCCGTTCCCGTTGCCGTTTCCGTTTTTGGCGGGCTTCGAACCGGAGATCACCACGGCGTCGAATTCCTGCCCGACGTGGTTGATCAGCAGGGCGGCTTCCACGGTGTCCAGGGCCAGCCGCTCCATCCTCGAAGCCAACTGGTCCGACGTAGCCATGATGTCCGGCAAAGTGGGCAGGGCCTCACGGGCCCAGGCCGGCACGGTCTTGTTGTTGCTCAATGCCTCGCAGATGACCAGGACGAAGCGGTCCACGAGCCGGCGCAGCGGAGCCGTGGTGTGGGCGTACGCCGTCCCGATGGCAGACTGGGTGGCCTCGTCCGGGACGGTTCCGTCAAAGTGGGTGTACCCGGCACCCCGGAAGAGCATGCCTGCCGAATGCAGGATGGCCAGCTGGCGGTGGTCGGTGGGATCGAGCGTCCGGAGGTAATCCCCGTAGCTGGCTTTTCCGTCCCACGGCTTGCCCAGGGCAGCGGTCTGGCGCCTGAAGTGGCTGAGGGAGCGCTCGTCCGGTGCCGGCATGGTGCGTAGGATACCGACTTTGCCCTCAAGCATCAGGCCAGCCGCTGCCATCCCCGTCATGAGGGAAATCTGGGCGTTCCAGTCCTCCACCGGAAGCTGCGGCGCCGCCACGATCCGGTAGCCGCCGTCGGGAAGCTGCACGATTTCCTGCTCCGGCGTGTTCAGGCTTGCCCCGCCGCGGGCGCGTTCCAGCTCAACCCGCTTCAGCCCGACCTCGCGCAGGAGCACCAGCACCGGCGCGGCAGTTCCGGCGTCAAGTTCGGCCTGGACGTTCTTGTAGTTGAGCTTGGCCCGGCTGCGGACCATTGCCCGGCGCACCAGCACGGACGTCACTTCGGCGGCGGCATCGAGCTCGAACTCCCACACGAACGCCGAACACAGCTGCCCGGCGAGCAGGCTGCCGGCATTCTCGCTGATGACCTCCGGGTGCAGTGGAATGCGGCCGTCGGGGGCGTAGAAGGTCTGTCCGCGGCGGCGGGTTTCGGCGTCGAGGGCGCCGCCCGGGGCCACGAAGGACGGCACGTCCGCGATGGCATAGAGAATCCGGTAACCAGCCCCGGACCGTTCGATGAAGAGCGCCTGGTCCAGGTCGGTGGACGACGGCGGATCTATCGTCAGGAATTCGACGGCGGTCAGATCAAGCTCCGGCAGCTCCCGTTCCGCCACGGCCGCTTCCGCTTCTTTGAGCACGTCCTCCGGGAATTCGCCGGGCAGTTCCAGCTCCGTTCGGAGCGCGCTCAGGGCGTCCGCAAGCGCGTTGGTCTGCTCATGGACGCTGGGGGACAGGCGATGATGTGACACGAAAATCAGGTTAGCCCGAATTGCGCCGTTAGTCTTGGATTATGGGCACATCCTCGGCTGACACCGCTCGGTACGACCGCTTCGTGGCAGATCTGTTCGGCGTCATGGCCTACGGCGAGCTTTCCGCGTTCGAACGGCTCTCCTCGGATGCCCGCTATTCGCCCACGCTCCACGACCGCGCCGTGCTCGGCAGGATCGCCGTCATAGAGTTCCGGCATTACGAGATCGTGAATGCGAAGCTCGCCGCCATGGGCGTGGACGTCGAGGATGCCATGCTCCCGTTCCAGGCCGCCGTTGATCACTTCCATGAACGGACCCGGCCGGCGGACTGGTACGAATCCCTGATGAAGGCTTACGTGGTGGACACGGTCTCCGCCGATTTCTACCGCATGGTGGCCCGGTACGTGGATGCCGAAACCCGGGAGGTCATCGAGCAGATCCAGTCATCGGAGGAAGCCACGGACGTACTCCGGGAACGCCTGAAAGGGGCGCTCGCCGACGATCCCCGGCTCGCCTCGCGGCTGGCGCTGTGGGGCCGCCGGCTCCTGGGCGAGGCCGTCACCCAGGCCCAGCGCGTGGGCTACGAACACGCATTCCTGAGCGGGTTGCTCACCGAAGCGGAGGACGGTGCGAACGATGCCGCGGCGCGGGAGCTGATACGCAGCCTCACGGCGGAACTCGCGGACAACCACTCGCGGCGGATGGTGCAGCTTGGCCTGAGCGGATAGCGGCCCGCTCGGCCCGTAAAGGTTGCGGGTCGGCTGGGCGTACCCGGCTGCGACCCGACCTCTGCTACGACGCAGCGGCCGACTGGTCGGCGGCATCCAGGGCGGACAGCAGCTCGGCAGCCGCGGCTGCCGGATCGGGCGCCTCGGTGATGGCGCGGACGACGACGATCCGGCTGGCGCCCGCCGCCACGACCTGCTCCACGTTGGTGAGATCGATCCCGCCGATGGCGAACCAGGGCAGGAGCAGGCCGCCGACTCTTTCCTCATCCGCCTTGCGGACGGCCTCGTCGGCGTACCGGACAAGGTCAAGGCCGACGGCGGCACGTCCGGGCTTGGTGGGGGTGGCCCACACGGGTCCCACACAGAAATAGTCCAGCCCGGTGCGGCCGTGGGTGGCGGCGATGGCGGCATCCACCTGGCCGGTGGTGTGCGTGGACAGCCCGATCACCGTGGCGGCGTGCAGGAGCTTGCGCGCCGAACGGAGCGGCAGGTCTTTTTGGCCGATGTGGAACACCGGTGCCCCGGACAGTGATGCGATGTCCGCACGGTCGTTGACGGCCCAGAGCCGGCCGTGCCGGTGGGCTGCCTGGCGCAGGACGTCCAGAAGTTCGAGTTCCTCGGCGGCCTCAATGGTCTTGTCGCGCAGCTGGATGATGTCCACCCCGCCGGCGAATGCCGCATCAACGAAATCGGCGAAGTCGCCGCGCTCCTGGCGGGCATCGGTGCAGAGGTAGAGGCGGGCGGTGGTGTGGACGTCATGCGCGGTCATGGCACCCAGCCTAGTTCCTCTAAACTGGGCAGGTACCGCGGGAGCCCGCTGCAGCTGTCACAAACGGCGCAGGGCTGAGAGGGCGTGAGAGCCGACCGCTTGACCTGATCCGGTTAGTACCGGCGTAGGGAAGGATTTCCATGAACCCTGGATCCGGCGGGACCACCGCTGCCACAGCAACTCTGCATGCCGACGTCGCCGTCATCGGCGGCGGCGTGGTGGGCCACGGGATTGCCTGGGAGGCAAGGCGCTCGGGACGCTCTGTGGTCCTCATCGATGAAGCGCCCGGAACGGGCGCCAGCTGGGCGGCCGCAGGGATGCTGGCACCGGTCAGCGAGCTGCATTACCAGGAAGAGGAACTCCTGGAGCTGATGCTCGATTCCTCGGCCCGGTGGCCGGCCTTCGCTGCCGCGCTCGCAGACGGCGGGCGGGACACCGGTTACCTCCCGACGCCGACCCTCGCCGTCGGCGCGGACCCCGCCGACCGCCGCGCGCTGATGGACCTACGCGAAGTCCAGCGGGCCAGCGGGCTCGTCGTCGAACCACTGACCATCCGGGAGGCACGGTCCCGGGAGCCGCTGCTGAGTCCGGGCATCTCGTGCGCCCTGGACATCCCGGCCGACCACCAGGTGGATCCGCGGCGGCTCGTGGAGAGCCTCGCCGCTGCGCTCGCCGAGCACACGCCCGGTTCCGGGACCGCGGTGGCCGGTGCGTGGAAGGGATACGCGGTCAGGGAGCACGCCGCTGGCCTGCTGTGGGACAACGAGGGGGTCTGCGGAGTCCGGCTCACCGGCGGCGGGACTGTCCTGGCCGGCGAGACGGTAGTGGCCAACGGCCTGGCCGCGGGATCGCTGGACGCGCTGCCGGAGGGCCTCAGGCTTCCGCTGCGGCCCGTGTACGGGGACATTCTCCGGCTCAGGGTCCCGGAGCGACTCCGCCCGCTGCTGACCGCCACGGTCCGGGGCATGGTCCGGGGCGTGCCCGTGTATGTGGTTCCGCGCCGGGACGGCACCGTGGTGATAGGTGCCACCCAGCGGGAGGACGACCTGTCCGGACCCAGCGCGGGCGGGGTCTATCAGCTGCTCAGGGATGCGCAGTCCCTGGTGCCCGCAGTGGCGGAACTTGAGCTCCTTGAAACCACAGCCAGGGCGAGGCCGGGAACACCGGACAACGCGCCGTTGCTGGGCCGTGTCCCGGCAGGCCGTGCCCCGTCAGGCGCCGGAAGGTCGGTGGCCGGGCTCATCGTCGCCACCGGGTTCTTCCGCCACGGCGTGCTCCTGACCCCGGCGGCCGCGGCAATCTGCCGCGAGCTGATGGACGGCGTGGAGGACGGCCGCTGGGCTGCCTTCCGGCCTGGGAGGTTCTCCCCGGAGCTGTCCGCATCCGGCGCCGCCGCAGTGAGCGCCGGCAAGCCACACAGCGCCGGCAACCCATCTTCAGCCGGCGACCTGTATTCATCCGGCACAGTCACATTTGACCAGGACAAGGAACCAGCATGAACATCACACTGAACGGTATTGAACAGGCAGTGGGCGCCGGCGCCTCCGTCACGACGCTCGTCAGCCAGGTCACGGGGCGCATACTTGCCGCGGACGGACAGGCCGCCGACGGCCAGCGGCTCGGGGTGGCCGTGGCACGCAATTCCGAGGTGGTGCCCCGGAGCCAGTGGCACAGCACGGCCCTTGCAGAGGGCGACGACATCGAGCTCGTCACAGCAGTCCAGGGAGGATGAGGACGATGACCGAAACAACAGCGGCCGCAGCGCAGCAGGGGACCGGTTCAGCCGACCGCCTCGTCATTGACGGCGTGGAACTGACCTCGCGGCTCATCATGGGCACCGGCGGGGCTCCCAGCCTGGACGGGCTCGGCGCCGCGCTGCTGGCCTCCGGCACCGAGCTGACAACGGTAGCCATGCGGCGCTACTCGCCCGCCGAAACGGGATCCCTGTTCCAGCTGCTCCTGGACAACAACATCCGCGTGCTGCCAAATACCGCCGGCTGCTTCACGGCGCGGGACGCCGTCATGACGGCCGAGCTGGCGCGCGAGGCCCTGGAAACCGACTGGGTGAAGCTGGAAGTCATCGCCGACGAGCACACGCTCCTCCCGGACGCCGTGGAGCTTGTGGACGCCACCGAGCAGCTGGTCAACCGCGGTTTCAAGGTCTTTGCCTACACCAACGATGATCCCGTCCTGGCGCTGCGGCTCGAAAACCTGGGGGCAACCGCCGTCATGCCGCTGGGCTCACCCATCGGGACCGGGCTCGGAATCCTCAACCCGCACAACATCGAGCTGATCGTGTCGCGGGCTTCCGTTCCGGTGGTGCTGGATGCCGGGATCGGCACGGCCTCGGACGCGGCACTGGCCATGGAGCTGGGCTGCGACGCCGTACTGCTGGCCACTGCGGTGACCCGGGCCCAGAACCCGTCGCTCATGGGGGAGGCCTTCAAACACGCGGTTATCGCCGGTAGGCTGGCGAAGGCGGCCGGGCGGATCCCGCGCCGCGAGCATGCCTTGGCGTCATCGGCCATGGAGGGCCGGGCAGAGTTCCTGTAGGTCCGGACCGCCCACGGAGACCATGCGGCGCGGCACGCTCACTGGATCCTCGCTTAGGAGTCAGCCGTGGCCGCCAGAGACGACATCCTCACCCGCCCGCAGATCGACGCTGCGCTCGCCGGCCTGCCCGACTGGCGCTACCGGCTCGGCGGCCTGGTCACCGTCTACAAGACGCCGACGGCGGCTTCCGCGCTTGAGCTGATCGCCGCCGTCGGGCGCATTGCCGAGGACAGCAACCACCATCCCGACCTGGACTGGCGCTATAACCGCTTGTTCATCCGGTTCAGTTCCCACGACGCCGGCGGCGAGGTCACGCCGCGCGACGTCAACGCCGCGGCCGCGGTCTGCGACGCCGCAGCGGCTGCGGGAGCCCAGTCGGAGCCCGGCCTGTACCATCTAGATGTGTATAAGAGACAGGTACCGGACCGTGGAGATCGGGATCGACACCACGGACGCGGCGGAGATCTCCGAGGTCTGGCGAGTGGCCCTGGGCTACCGGAAGGGGCGGGACGGCGACCTGGCGGACCCCCACGGCCGCGGGCCGGGGCTATCGTTCCAGGAAACCGGCACTCCCAACGACAACCGCCTGCACGTGGACATCCACCGGTCCAAGGCCGAATCTGCGCCGGCCCTCGAGAAGACGGCGGCCACCGGCGCGTTAATGGACAGAGACCACGCACCCGGCCGGGTGGTGGTCACTGACGCCCAAGGGAACCGGCTATGCCTCTGCACTGAGGAAGGCACCGGGCCGGCAACCTAGGAGCACCCGACTGCTAGATCTTCAGGGCAGCCGTCAGCCGCTGGGTGTCCTGCCGTGCACGGACCCTGCCCAGGTATATGGCGACTGCCACGGCAGCCGCGGTGCCGGCGATCATGGGAACAATCCACGGAATCCACGTGAGTCCCGGCTGGTAGCCGAGACCCGCCGTCATGCAGATGATCCAGGCAAGCATTCCCACCCCGGCAGCCACGCCCGCCGGGAGGAGAATGCCGTACTTGGCGTGACGTTTGTCATTGGCCCAGACGATGAAGCCAGCAGCGACGGTCACCAGGAGCACAATAGCGAGGGACAGCACGGTGCTTCCTACAGTGCGCCGAAGCCGACCCGGCGGACTTCCTCGGCGCCGATTTCGACGTAGCCCAGGACGTTCGCGGGGATGATGATCTGCCGGCCCTTTTCGTCGGTCAGCCGCAGCTCAGTGCCTTTGGCGAGGGATTCCGCTACAACCTTGGCCACGGAGTCTGCATCCTGAGACGATTCCAGCACAATTTCGCGGCCGATGTTCTGAATGCCGATCTTTACTTCCACAGCAAGGCCTCCCAGCCAATCAAAGTTGAAATTTCAAAGGTGTTCTTCCTTTGTAGTCTAGGACTCTTTGGGGAAGCGAGAGATTCCGCGCCAAGCTAAACGGTAGATGAGGTCACTGGCGACATCGAGGTCGAGATTGCCGTCCGTTTCGAGCCAGTAGCGTGCGCTGACCTGCGCCATCCCGGCGAGGCCGCGGCCGAGCAGCTGGGCCTCCAGGAGCGGCAGTTTGGTGTCTTCGGCGATGACCTGCGCGATGGCGTCCGCGAAGGCCTTGTTGAAGGTCTCAAGGCGCGCGCTGACGTCCGGATCGTTGACGAGGTCGGACTCGAACACGAGGCGGTGCGCCTGGTCGTCACTGTCAATGAACCGGTAGTAGGCGCGCATGACGGCCTGGACGCGCTCCTTGTTGTCGGTGGTGGAGTTGAGCGCGCCCATCATGAGGTCGGTCAGGGTCCCGAGGTGGCTGTCCAGGAGCGCCAGGTAGAGCTCGCGTTTGGAGGGGAAGTGCTGGTACAGCACCGGTTTGCTCACGTGGGCCGTTTCGGCGATCTCGTCCATCGCGGCTCCGTGGTAGCCGTTGGCGACGAACACCTCCTGGGCGGCGGCCAGCAGCTGGGCCCTGCGCTCGTCCCGCGGCAGCCTGGCGGATCGCTGCCCTGCGGCCCGGGGGGTGCCGGCCGGGGAGTGCGCGGCCCGAGTTCGATCAACGGGTGCATGATGAACCACGGTTGGCCTTCTTTCAATTGCTGTTAACTTCACTTTACCCGGGGGTAATATGACCGCGCGGTATCTTCAGGCATACATTGAAGTATGGCTTCTCCGTCCACCGCAAATGCAGCACTCACCTCACTGGATCCCCTAGTTGATCCGGCACCCGGACTCTCGCCCGAGGAGGTGGAACGGTATTCCCGGCACCTCATCATTCCGGAGATCGGCGCGCTCGGCCAAAGGCGGCTGAAGAACGCGCGCGTCCTGGTGATCGGCGCCGGCGGACTCGGGTCTCCCGCTCTGCTCTACCTGGCCGCGGCCGGCGTCGGGACCATCGGAATCATTGACGACGACTCCGTTGACCTGAGCAACCTGCAACGCCAGATCATCCACGGCGTCCAGGACGTCGGGCGTCCCAAGATCGAATCGGCGCGTGATGCGATTGCGGCGCTGAACCCGCTGGTCGACGTCAGGCTGCATGATGTCAGGCTCGACGCCACGAACGCCCTGGAGCTTTTTTCCGGCTACGACCTCATCCTGGACGGGGCGGACAACTTCGCCACCCGCTACCTCGTCAACGACGCCGCGGCGATCCTCGGCAAGCCCTACGTGTGGGGATCGATCTTCCGCTTCGACGGCCAGGTCAGCGTGTTCTGGGAACAGCACGGCCCCACCTACCGCGACCTGTACCCGGAGGCGCCGCCGGCGGGTTCCGTGCCGTCGTGCGGCGAGGGCGGCGTTTTCGGGATGCTCTGCGCTGCCGTCGGGTCCCTCATGGTGACGGAGGCCGTAAAGCTGATCACCGGCGTCGGGCGTTCCCTGCTCGGCCGTGTGGCGTTGTATGACGCCCTGGGCGGCAGTTGGCGCGAGATCAGGGTGGCCAAGGACCCCGCCGCCCCCCGGATCACGGAGCTGACGGATTATGAGGCCTTCTGCGGCATCACGCCCGCGGCGGCCACCGACACGGAACACACCATCACCGCAACGCAGTTGGCCACTATGCTCGCTTCGCGCGATGCCGGGCTCAAGGACTTCGAGCTCGTGGACGTCCGGGAGACCGGCGAGTACGACATCGTCCGGATTGACGGCTCCGTCCTGATTCCCCAGGGCAGGATCCTCGCGGGCGAGGCCTGGGGCGAGCTGCCGCAGGACAGGGACATCGTGTTCCACTGCAAGGCCGGGACACGGTCCGCAGCGGTGCTGGCAGCCGCGCAAAAGGCCGGCTACCAGCGCGTGAGCCATCTCGACGGCGGTATCCTCGCCTGGGTCAGGGACGTGGAGCCCCAGAAGCCCGTCTACTGACAGCGGCGCTGTCTTTCGGCGGGGCATGTCACGCCGCTACGACCGGGATGCGCCGGGACATGAGGACCTTCCCGGTGATCCAGTCCAGCAGGTTCACCGTCAGCGTGTAAGTCCCGGGTGCCGGCGGACGCAGCAGCATGTCGTAGCGCTCCGCTGCTCCGAAATTGATGATGCTGGTCCGCAGGGGGCCGGTGGCGGAAATCGGCCGTGCCGGCCCGGTCGGGCTTGACGTGTCGCGGAATGGCCGGCCGTCGTGCGCTATCAGTTCGGCCATGGCAACGCGCTTGCCGGCGGCGTCCGTGAAGTAGGCGGTGACGGGGAAATAGTTGGCGTTGAGCAGGCGGAGCAGCGTGGGTTTGACGGTGCCCCCTGCCATCCGGGCGCGGATGCGGCTGAGGAAGATGGGGCCCTCTTTGTTCGGTACCGGGGCGAGTTCCCCTCCCAGCAGATAGAAGTGCCTGGCCTCGAACTTGTCCAGGCCCGCGTCATCCCCGGACAGCCCTGCAGCGTGGTTAAGCTCGTGCCAGCGGGGGTCCACCGAGTAGGGGACCAAGATCGTTTCGGTGTCGATGTCGTATTCCGGCCCGTCCACGAACGACCGCCGCGCACCCTTGGTCACGGGGTAGTCCGGATGGACCGCCGGATCGATGATCAGGGGGCCAAACATTCCCATTTGCACGTGCAGGGTGGTGTTGACGTGGCAGTGGTAGAAATACGTGCCGGACGCCCCCCTGTTCGGGTTGCCGGGCTGACCGGTTTCCGGCCGCCATTGATAGGTGTAGCTCCCCGACACCTCGAAGGAGGTGTGGCCCACGCCGTCGTTCCGCGGATCGGGTTCGATGCCGTGCCAGTGAACCGTATGGACCTTTTTGCTGGGGTGAATGGTCCCGTGGAATAGCTGGCCCTCGGTGATCCGGACCAAGGGCGCGGGGAAAATCCGGCCCGAGTTCTCGGTCTCGAACGTCCACATCTCGAATTCGCCGCCGTCGTCGAATTTCATCTTGCGGTTGAAGAACTTGAATTCGTGGGCCACGTCCGGCGTCTGGCGGAACTCCGTTGCGGGGCTTCCCTCATGCATTTGCTGTGAGCTGAAGTCGACCTGGCTGCGGAACAGCTCGTGCGATGCGGCGCCGGCAGCGGCCGGGCCCGGAGCTGCCAATGCCCAGTGGCCCACCAGCCCGCCGGGGTACATCCCGCCCTTTGCCACCTGCGACGGTTCGGCGTGGCAGTGCATCGGGTAGTCCCAGTCCTCTTTCCGGGCGTTCCACACCTCATCGATGGCCTCCGGCGGACGCCTCAACGGGAGCAACGAGTCTTTTCGGTCCAGGGGGTGCATCTCAATGACGTCCTCCCACTGCTGGAGCACGATGTGGCCGGCGGCGTCGACCTTCCCGCCGGTTCGGGGGAACGGCGTTCCGTTCCGGTTCACGGTCCAGAGATGGTTTCCGTGGAAATGCAGTTGGTGGTGGACCACCCCGGCGTTGAGGAAACGCATGAGCTGACCCGTCGCGACAGTGCCGGCGGTGGCGCCCTTGCTGAAATTGCGGACGTCGATCTGGCGTGCGGACCCGGACATCAGGGTGTCCTCATCGCGGACGCGGTTCAGGGCCTCATCCGTGGACGCGGCCAGGGACTGGAAGCCGCTGCGGCCGTTGAGGGTGAAATACCGCGGATACACCGGTGTCTTGTCGGGGTCCACGGTTCCGTTGCGGGACGCGATGCCCGCCCACACGGGGTCGACGTTGTGGAGCATCCACACCCACTGCCGCTCGAATTCCGGCCCGTTCGTCGTGGGCAGCCACGGCGAGGCCGGGTCGGTGACCAGCAGGGCGCCAAAGAGGCCAAGAACCCGCTGGACGGGGTCGGCGGTCGGATCGGCCGGATCGGCACCGGGATCGCAATAGAGGTAGGTACCTGCCTTGGGGGCCTTGAATTGCAGTGTCTTGGTCTGGCCCGGTTTGATCACGCCGGTGCCGACATGGCCGTTCCCGGATCCGGCGTTCAGGAACTGCAGCGCATGCTCCTGGGCCAGATGGTTGGTCACGCGAATGCTGATGGTGCTGCCGGTTTCCGCGATCAGCGTACGGTCCGGGAAGAAGCTGGCCCAGTGTGCCCGGCGGACCAGGAATTCGCCGGGGTTGGCAGGGTCCTTGGCGGCGGGCGCAGGACGCCCCAAGGGCGGAACTGCGGCCTTGAGCGGGTAGGTGCGGCTCGCCACGACGATACCGTTCCGCAGGAATACGCGGGGGCTCACCGCGAGGCTCGGCCTAGGATCCGTGACGAGGGTCCGCCGGTCCCCGAATCCCCGGTGGTAGACGAGCGAGCCATCCACCATGGGCAGGAAGCCGTCGTTGATGTGCAGGTCCAGGGGGCTCATGACTTCACCTGGGTTGCGGTCAGGAGCGGCAAGGCCAGGCTCATGCTCCCGTCCTGCTCCGGCTCGGAGTATTCGAGTTCCATGTCCAGGGCGTCGTGGGGCGCCAGGTAGCTGATCCAAAGACGCTCCGTGGCGCCGGCTGCTATGGCGCCGGGGCCCTTGTTGAAGTCCTGGGGCGTGACGGTGATGCCGGACGGCAACAGCTTCAGGCGAAGCTGGCCCGGGGCAAACAGAACGGGCTCGGGCCGGCTGTTGGTCAGGGCCACTTCGAGGAGGACGACATCGCCCCACGTGAAATTGGCCGGCTGCGGCCAGCCGGAATCCGGGAGGACTCCGCCGTCATGCGTATGGGCGGCAAGGCTGACCATGGGATCGCCGGGGGACCGCCGGGGCGCTCCGGACAATGAGGCCGCGGCACCAGACCCGGTAATGTGCGATGCGGCGGCAGCCAGCGACTTCGTTGCCGGCCGGCCCTGCGCGTCCAGTCGCGCCAAACGGCCCGCCTTAACTACCGACAGGGAGCCGAAGGCCGTAGCGACCGGTTCGGCGCTGTTCGACGTGCTTCGCGAGACCACACCGTAGGTACCTCCGGCCGCGAGCAGCAAAGCCCCGCCGCCTACGATGAGGCCGAACTGCCTGCGGCTGAGGGCAGGGACTGTTTCTGCGGGCGGATTCGGCTTCATTGTCGCACCCCTTATTCGCATTCACGGACAGGTTCAATGCTGTCCGGGAAGCCTATGGAAAGGTTGGGCGTGCGGCCCCTCTGATCGGGGCGGAGGAACCTAGGCGGAGTTCCGTTGGTCCCCTGCCTGGGGACGCCTGGCCGGAGCCACCTGGCTGTGATCGACGGGGCACTCGGCCTTTGCCGCGGCTGCCGGCTGTTCCACGGTGATGCCGTAGAGGGTTTCGAGGGCGGCGACGTAGTCGTCCTGCTGACCGTTGGACGCCAGCTCCCGGGCCCGGACGGTGGGGACGTGGAGGAGCTGCTTGACCATGCGGCGGAGCGCGAATTCAACTTCTTCAGCCGCTGCGGTGCAGCCGTGGCGGGCGCGGACCTTTTCCATTTCCGCGTCCAGGACGTTCATGGTGTGGCGGCGCAGGGCCACGATGGCCGAGTCCACGGACCGGGCCTCCCGCTCCTGTTCGAAGGCTGCGGCTGCGCCGGACACCAGGCTGCTGGCCTGGGCGAGGGACTCCGCCTGCTCCTGGGGGGCCGCGAGGCGCACGGACTCCAGCGTGAGGAGCTCCACGCCGTCGAGCTCTCCCACGGCGGGGTCGAAATCGTGCGTCAGCGCCAAGTCGATCGCGATCAGCGGCTGGGCCGAGTTGGCGCGGACTTGTGCGAGCTCGGATGCTTCCACCCTGGCGTCGGAGCCGCTGCACCCGATCATGACGTCGGCGGCTGCCACGGCGGCGTCCAGCGTGTCGCCGTCGAGCGCCGTGCCGCCGCGGGTGGCCACAAACGTTGCGGCCCGCCCTGAGGAGGAAAAGACCGCGATGTCGCGGCAGCCGCGTTCGCGCAGCAGCGCCATGGTGGCTCCGGCGTAGGCGCCGGTGCCGAACACCACAACCTTCTTCTGCGACCAGTCGGTTTCCTCGGAAAGGTCCGTCGCAAGATCGAGGGCCACTGAGACGATGGACAGGCCCCGGGATCCGAGCGCTGTCTGGGCGCCGACGTCCTTTGCGGTCTTGGAGGCGGCCTGGAACAGGCGGACGAGGCCGGAGCTGGCCGTGCCTTCGTGCTGGGCGGTGATCAGCGCGCGGCGCACCTGTCCCGCGATTTCGCGTTCGCCGACCACAGCGGAGTCCAGGCCGGAGCTGACGGCAAAAAGGTGCTCGCTGACTTCGGGGCCCGTGTGCGTGCTGAATGACCGGGACACGAGCTGTTCACTGAGCCCGCTCATGTCGCTGATCTGGCCGACCAGGGCGGCGCGGGCGGCTTCGACGTCGTCCGCGTGCGCCGCTTCGCCGTAGATTTCGTAGCGGTTGCAGGTGGCAAGGACAACCGCACCCGTCACAGCCGGCGATCCGGCGAGGGCGGATGTGGCGATGCCTGATGAACCGTTGCTTAGCTGAGCAACGGTTTCGAGGTCGATGTCGGCGTGAG is part of the Arthrobacter sp. KBS0703 genome and encodes:
- a CDS encoding RNB domain-containing ribonuclease produces the protein MSHHRLSPSVHEQTNALADALSALRTELELPGEFPEDVLKEAEAAVAERELPELDLTAVEFLTIDPPSSTDLDQALFIERSGAGYRILYAIADVPSFVAPGGALDAETRRRGQTFYAPDGRIPLHPEVISENAGSLLAGQLCSAFVWEFELDAAAEVTSVLVRRAMVRSRAKLNYKNVQAELDAGTAAPVLVLLREVGLKRVELERARGGASLNTPEQEIVQLPDGGYRIVAAPQLPVEDWNAQISLMTGMAAAGLMLEGKVGILRTMPAPDERSLSHFRRQTAALGKPWDGKASYGDYLRTLDPTDHRQLAILHSAGMLFRGAGYTHFDGTVPDEATQSAIGTAYAHTTAPLRRLVDRFVLVICEALSNNKTVPAWAREALPTLPDIMATSDQLASRMERLALDTVEAALLINHVGQEFDAVVISGSKPAKNGNGNGNGNGNGPNGRGSNGKASNGSGPSGVVQIAEPAVTARCAGEMEPGTKVRVRLISSDIATREIHLELVG
- a CDS encoding ferritin-like fold-containing protein, whose translation is MGTSSADTARYDRFVADLFGVMAYGELSAFERLSSDARYSPTLHDRAVLGRIAVIEFRHYEIVNAKLAAMGVDVEDAMLPFQAAVDHFHERTRPADWYESLMKAYVVDTVSADFYRMVARYVDAETREVIEQIQSSEEATDVLRERLKGALADDPRLASRLALWGRRLLGEAVTQAQRVGYEHAFLSGLLTEAEDGANDAAARELIRSLTAELADNHSRRMVQLGLSG
- the thiE gene encoding thiamine phosphate synthase, producing MTAHDVHTTARLYLCTDARQERGDFADFVDAAFAGGVDIIQLRDKTIEAAEELELLDVLRQAAHRHGRLWAVNDRADIASLSGAPVFHIGQKDLPLRSARKLLHAATVIGLSTHTTGQVDAAIAATHGRTGLDYFCVGPVWATPTKPGRAAVGLDLVRYADEAVRKADEERVGGLLLPWFAIGGIDLTNVEQVVAAGASRIVVVRAITEAPDPAAAAAELLSALDAADQSAAAS
- the thiO gene encoding glycine oxidase ThiO, translating into MNPGSGGTTAATATLHADVAVIGGGVVGHGIAWEARRSGRSVVLIDEAPGTGASWAAAGMLAPVSELHYQEEELLELMLDSSARWPAFAAALADGGRDTGYLPTPTLAVGADPADRRALMDLREVQRASGLVVEPLTIREARSREPLLSPGISCALDIPADHQVDPRRLVESLAAALAEHTPGSGTAVAGAWKGYAVREHAAGLLWDNEGVCGVRLTGGGTVLAGETVVANGLAAGSLDALPEGLRLPLRPVYGDILRLRVPERLRPLLTATVRGMVRGVPVYVVPRRDGTVVIGATQREDDLSGPSAGGVYQLLRDAQSLVPAVAELELLETTARARPGTPDNAPLLGRVPAGRAPSGAGRSVAGLIVATGFFRHGVLLTPAAAAICRELMDGVEDGRWAAFRPGRFSPELSASGAAAVSAGKPHSAGNPSSAGDLYSSGTVTFDQDKEPA
- the thiS gene encoding sulfur carrier protein ThiS; amino-acid sequence: MNITLNGIEQAVGAGASVTTLVSQVTGRILAADGQAADGQRLGVAVARNSEVVPRSQWHSTALAEGDDIELVTAVQGG
- a CDS encoding thiazole synthase, producing the protein MTETTAAAAQQGTGSADRLVIDGVELTSRLIMGTGGAPSLDGLGAALLASGTELTTVAMRRYSPAETGSLFQLLLDNNIRVLPNTAGCFTARDAVMTAELAREALETDWVKLEVIADEHTLLPDAVELVDATEQLVNRGFKVFAYTNDDPVLALRLENLGATAVMPLGSPIGTGLGILNPHNIELIVSRASVPVVLDAGIGTASDAALAMELGCDAVLLATAVTRAQNPSLMGEAFKHAVIAGRLAKAAGRIPRREHALASSAMEGRAEFL
- a CDS encoding VOC family protein, with product MCIRDRYRTVEIGIDTTDAAEISEVWRVALGYRKGRDGDLADPHGRGPGLSFQETGTPNDNRLHVDIHRSKAESAPALEKTAATGALMDRDHAPGRVVVTDAQGNRLCLCTEEGTGPAT
- a CDS encoding DUF3107 domain-containing protein, whose protein sequence is MEVKIGIQNIGREIVLESSQDADSVAKVVAESLAKGTELRLTDEKGRQIIIPANVLGYVEIGAEEVRRVGFGAL
- a CDS encoding TetR/AcrR family transcriptional regulator produces the protein MVHHAPVDRTRAAHSPAGTPRAAGQRSARLPRDERRAQLLAAAQEVFVANGYHGAAMDEIAETAHVSKPVLYQHFPSKRELYLALLDSHLGTLTDLMMGALNSTTDNKERVQAVMRAYYRFIDSDDQAHRLVFESDLVNDPDVSARLETFNKAFADAIAQVIAEDTKLPLLEAQLLGRGLAGMAQVSARYWLETDGNLDLDVASDLIYRLAWRGISRFPKES